A section of the Ogataea parapolymorpha DL-1 chromosome II, whole genome shotgun sequence genome encodes:
- a CDS encoding Saccharopine dehydrogenase [NADP(+), L-glutamate-forming] produces the protein MTQKVLLLGSGFVAKPTVDILAKQKDIEVTVACRTLSKAKELAGSVANALSLDVTDQDALDAEVNKYDVVISLIPYIYHAAVVKAAIKSKHTNVVTTSYISPALRELEPAIKEAGIVVMNEIGLDPGIDHLYAVKTIDEVHKAGGKITSFLSYCGGLPAPENSDNPLGYKFSWSSRGVLLALRNQATYWKDGKVEKIASEDLMASAKPYFIYPGYALVCYPNRDSTVYKELYSIPEAQTVIRGTLRFQGFPEFVKVLVDMGFLKEDPNEIFSKPIPWNEAVSKYIGAASPSEKDIVAKIDSLTKFKDEADRERILAGLKWLGLFSDKKITPAGNPLDTLCATLEELMQYEEGERDMVILQHKFGIEWADGKTETRTSTLVDYGVPGGYSSMAKLVGVPCAVAVLQVLKGAFPGPGLYAPMTPEINDPIMKILKDEYNIYLTEKTL, from the coding sequence ATGACTCAGAAAGTGCTCCTTCTCGGCTCTGGTTTCGTCGCCAAGCCAACTGTCGACATTCTCGCTAAACAGAAAGACATCGAAGTTACTGTCGCATGCAGAACTCTCTCGAAAGCCAAGGAATTGGCAGGCTCTGTTGCCAACGCATTGTCGTTGGACGTTACTGACCAAGATGCTCTGGACGCTGAGGTCAATAAGTACGATGTGGTGATCTCTTTGATCCCATACATCTACCACGCTGCCGTCGTCAAGGCTGCAATCAAGTCGAAGCACACCAACGTCGTCACCACCTCCTACATCTCCCCTGCTCTGAGAGAGTTGGAGCCAGccatcaaggaggccgGCATTGTCGTGATGAACGAGATCGGTCTGGACCCAGGTATCGACCACTTGTACGCCGTCAAGaccatcgacgaggtcCACAAGGCCGGTGGTAAGATCACCTCTTTCCTGTCGTACTGCGGTGGTCTgccagcaccagaaaattCTGACAATCCATTGGGATACAAGTTCTCGTGGTCTTCCAGAGGTGTTCTCCTTGCTCTGAGAAATCAAGCCACATACTGGAAAGATGGCAAGGTCGAGAAGATTGCTTCCGAGGACTTGATGGCCTCTGCCAAGCCATACTTCATCTATCCGGGATACGCGCTGGTCTGCTACCCTAACAGAGACTCCACTGTTTACAAGGAGCTCTACAGCATCCCTGAGGCCCAGACCGTTATTAGAGGCACTTTGAGATTCCAGGGATTCCCAGAGTTCGTCAAGGTTCTTGTCGACATGGGATTCTTGAAAGAGGATCCAAATGAAATTTTCTCCAAGCCTATTCCATGGAATGAGGCTGTTTCCAAGTACATTGGAGCTGCCTCTCCTTCTGAGAAGGACATTGTTGCCAAGATTGACTCTCTAACcaagttcaaggacgaggccgacaGAGAGAGAATTTTGGCTGGTCTCAAGTGGCTCGGCCTGTTCTCCGACAAGAAAATTACTCCTGCCGGCAATCCATTGGACACCCTGTGCGCCACTcttgaggagctgatgcAGTACGAAGAGGGCGAAAGAGACATGGTCATTTTGCAACACAAGTTCGGCATCGAGTGGGCGGACGGCAAGACCGAGACTAGAACCTCTACCCTGGTCGACTATGGTGTTCCTGGCGGTTACTCCTCAATGGCCAAGCTGGTTGGTGTTCCTTGTGCCGTTGCTGTCTTGCAAGTCTTGAAGGGTGCCTTCCCAGGCCCAGGCCTCTATGCTCCAATGACTCCAGAGATCAATGACCCTATCatgaagatcttgaaggATGAGTACAACATCTACCTGACCGAAAAGACTTTGTAA
- a CDS encoding Alpha-1,3/1,6-mannosyltransferase ALG2 has translation MNIIFIHPDLGIGGAERLVVDAAMALQPGNQVTVYTSHCDKSHCFEEVASNRLKTKVHGDFLPTHILGKFAILFAFLRQLYLVSVLVLNGTLKKTDVVFVDQLSYCLPLIYLFKGAQTKIIFYCHFPDKLLASHSGLIRKIYRLVFDTIEEFSMRFADKVLVNSEFTKKTVEKEFKSLKTEFFNVVYPCVGDISLEEASLKEVDNFFKESPFFLSINRFERKKNISLAIRKYHEFVTKTESNHKLVIAGGYDPRVFENVHYLIELESLCEKLSLPSITIRGKLIVAPRNTQVFFLPSISSATKNALLARSQLLIYTPSFEHFGIVPVEAMRLGKPVLAEATGGPTETVVPYDHKEFTGYLVGLVEDRWVEYMEHVQTLTETDLTQLAKRAQDRVEKLFSSKAMALSLNKAIKECKPTKRNGELVLFALVALSLGATVKFVKGA, from the coding sequence ATGAATATTATATTTATCCACCCTGATCTAGGGATCGGCGGTGCAGAGAGGCTTGTTGTCGATGCTGCAATGGCCCTGCAACCTGGGAATCAGGTCACTGTGTATACATCTCACTGCGATAAGTCGCACTGCTTTGAGGAGGTCGCCTCAAATCGGCTGAAGACAAAAGTGCACGGGGATTTCTTGCCAACGCATATTTTGGGAAAGTTTGCGATTCTGTTTGCATTTCTGCGCCAGTTGTACCTGGTGTCTGTGCTGGTGCTCAATGGGACCCTCAAAAAAACTGACGTGGTGTTTGTCGACCAGCTATCTTACTGTCTTCCATTGATCTACCTATTCAAGGGTGCACAAACAAAGATCATATTCTATTGCCATTTCCCAGATAAGCTGCTTGCGTCTCACTCGGGGCTGATTAGAAAAATCTACAGGCTGGTATTTGATACTATAGAAGAGTTTTCAATGAGGTTCGCAGATAAGGTACTTGTCAACTCAGAGTTCACGAAAAAGAcggttgaaaaagaattCAAAAGCCTGAAAACcgaatttttcaacgtGGTGTATCCCTGCGTAGGCGATATTTCCCTAGAAGAGGCGTCTCTCAAGGAGGTGGAcaactttttcaaagagagTCCATTCTTCCTCTCCATAAATCGGTTcgagagaaaaaagaatatttcTCTGGCAATCAGAAAATACCACGAGTTCGTCACCAAGACCGAATCCAATCATAAGCTCGTCATCGCAGGCGGGTACGACCCCCGTGTGTTCGAAAATGTGCATTATTTGATAGAGCTCGAGTCACTTTGCGAAAAACTTAGCCTGCCTTCGATCACCATCAGAGGAAAACTCATTGTGGCTCCTAGAAACACACAGGTTTTTTTCCTGCCTTCGATCAGCAGCGCCACCAAAAATGCGCTTCTTGCCAGATCTCAGCTGCTGATATACACGCCCTCTTTCGAGCATTTTGGAATTGTTCCTGTTGAGGCTATGAGACTTGGAAAACCAGTCCTTGCGGAAGCTACCGGCGGCCCTACCGAAACTGTTGTGCCGTATGACCACAAGGAGTTCACAGGGTACCTTGTCGGGCTTGTGGAAGACCGCTGGGTAGAGTACATGGAACATGTCCAGACGTTAACGGAAACTGACCTTACGCAACTTGCCAAACGGGCCCAGGACCGTGTCGAGAAGCTCTTTTCGTCTAAGGCCATGGCTCTCAGCCTGAACAAGGCGATCAAGGAGTGCAAGCCAACGAAACGTAACGGCGAACTGGTATTGTTCGCGTTGGTGGCATTAAGTTTGGGAGCTACAGTCAAGTTCGTAAAGGGCGCATGA
- a CDS encoding serine/threonine-protein kinase RIM15, translating into MESYPRDSPSPRHTPSPRGRLDSMFYTGGRSHIPSRSVSPLDVDSPSIDREIHQHAEQEHLSQVTSRNPAAVMELDLDCNVKFLSKTWESTVGTKISKIIGRPLSNIILGEIEDKQVFNKATSIMMTDDDTYRVRFIVATNLQNASRESENTDQETDSSVSDDDSVSVHSENSSISTDGNCIELEAQGVLIHDKNRQPSHSMWIVKPWVPFAGQTLALPEELILRLGFGINLFEAYLFQLTDMGITDEENLPPPAQELCRICEQRVPNWWLECHTELCLVEHRAEDTVQQKQEELSEHRNLLQNVLDTLTKRQLQNSKTPPLVPMNSSSSVSSSSSSSSNSSSGSFVSITEYKGHSIPLSASNETGSLIRRKSVGSLLPARRFPFKNLDILIQYCDEALKINPGEIRTNDKKSDEYTISFSPDSERALATLNTIEVPESSDQAIKLLTEDTDFVVKQKIESIERYAHILQYVDKITKETDEMVLNVVKETIRKIQEDALEEPLHIQSPRPASKLQSGNILETESDLRLNSVSSSTGTFSPASDGHLTPAISVSGDESAKTIQRNNSPGYNSPRRPLSPSIMLPMSSIQRNTKAHMKRPSVNSGSGSNTPISSPLFLSTEVPSSSSSAVDRPQLSPLLVPQSSKQSAPSIKDYEVIKPISKGAFGSVFLAKRRLTGEYFAIKVLKKADMVAKNQVTNVKAERAILMAQANSPYVAQLVATFQSTNYLYLVMEYLNGGDLATLLKNMGYLPEIWARRYIAEVIVGVDDLHSRGIVHRDLKPDNLLIDRNGHIKLTDFGLSRMGLVKRQKDPHSDVIEDPFVNPQAASLVTKKTASITPFSLSPCSPLVTPTTSTLPAFEEVEPVTLGSGSSSPLLRPLTRRSTLQPYFALNKEDTQTEITNYALFDPQKSAETRKFVGTPDYLAPETVAGLGQDEASDWWSIGCILFEFLFGVPPFAGNSPKEVFENILHGQIQWPNLSPDEFQEYCSFAAKNLITQLLVKDPTQRLGSGGSHEIMQHPYFKGINWDTLFIEEASFVPSSVDPESTEYFDDRGAQLSAFPQDELNEDDNPEATLEANTLPVTSSSSSTTLDSPKTSFSKGCVTGKRERRGSRLNDSGGSSEFGSFHFRNLAMLEKQNKDVINRLKNEHIEHFAPSPSSMESSPSAPATPGATTVPLATRPRGLSSASGQLLTPFKRPSSPSIVKEKISPLLRHASLASDVSDEMKQGSPVSRAVHRKGYSTDSNSPAARLLSKSFSRTVSDFSPSSSDNEDRSGHLYQRRKRSSKRALRTSSSATDEASHALQNMMINFDVLLCEPIPIHRYSIENNLDRLGCDVVAVSSGSELIKRATADIKFDLILTSTELHKLDCPDLVKLIKHTSTANSETICVALTSFYRDAVNTGVFDYIIEYPITMEKLKTLLDWFRSLKRREEEVIVTDTE; encoded by the coding sequence ATGGAATCATACCCTCGCGACTCGCCGTCGCCTCGCCACACGCCGTCGCCACGTGGACGGCTTGATTCCATGTTTTACACGGGCGGGAGATCGCATATTCCGTCGAGATCCGTGTCGCCTCTGGATGTGGACAGTCCTTCAATAGATAGAGAAATACATCAGCACGCGGAGCAGGAGCACCTTTCGCAGGTGACGTCGCGCAATCCAGCGGCCGTGATGGAGCTCGACCTGGACTGCAACGTCAAGTTCCTAAGCAAGACCTGGGAGTCCACAGTGGGAACGAAAATTAGCAAGATTATAGGGCGCCCTCTGAGCAATATAATACTGGGCGAAATCGAGGACAAGCAGGTCTTTAACAAGGCCACTAGCATCATGATGACCGATGACGACACCTACCGCGTGAGATTTATTGTTGCGACGAATCTACAAAACGCCTCAAGAGAATCGGAAAACACCGATCAAGAAACCGATTCCTCAGTTTCTGACGATGACTCCGTGAGTGTGCACTCGGAAAACTCCAGCATATCGACAGACGGCAATTGTATCGAGCTGGAAGCTCAGGGCGTTCTGATACACGACAAAAACCGCCAACCCTCGCATTCAATGTGGATTGTCAAGCCGTGGGTGCCGTTTGCCGGCCAAACGCTAGCTCTTCCGGAAGAGCTGATCTTGAGGCTCGGCTTTGGAATCAACCTGTTTGAGGCATACTTGTTCCAATTGACCGACATGGGCATAACTGACGAGGAAAACCTGCCGCCTCCGGCCCAGGAGCTGTGTCGCATATGCGAGCAGCGAGTGCCTAACTGGTGGTTGGAATGTCATACAGAGCTATGCCTAGTGGAACACCGTGCAGAGGATACCGTGCAACAAAAACAGGAAGAACTCAGCGAGCATAGGAACCTGTTGCAAAATGTCCTTGACACTCTCACCAAACGACAGTTGCAAAACTCGAAAACTCCGCCTTTGGTCCCTATGAATTCTAGCTCTTCGGtatccagcagcagcagcagctcctccaacAGCTCCTCAGGGAGCTTTGTGTCGATAACCGAGTACAAAGGCCATTCTATTCCTCTTTCCGCGTCAAACGAAACTGGAAGTTTGATACGCCGAAAAAGTGTGGGCAGTCTGCTCCCCGCCAGAAGGTTCCCGTTCAAAAATCTGGATATTCTTATCCAGTACTGCGATGAAGCTTTGAAGATAAATCCTGGAGAGATCCGCACCAACGACAAAAAGTCTGATGAGTACACAATCTCGTTCTCTCCCGACAGTGAACGTGCGCTTGCCACTTTAAACACAATCGAAGTTCCCGAGTCCAGCGACCAAGCTATAAAGCTGCTTACCGAGGACACCGACTTTGTTGtcaaacagaaaattgagTCCATTGAGAGGTACGCTCACATACTGCAATATGTGGATAAAATTACCAAAGAGACCGACGAGATGGTCCTGAATGTTGTCAAGGAAACGAttcgaaaaatacaagaaGACGCTTTGGAAGAGCCTCTGCATATCCAGTCTCCAAGGCCCGCTTCCAAGCTACAATCAGGAAACATTTTGGAGACAGAGAGCGATTTGCGGCTGAATTCGGTGTCTTCTAGTACTGGtactttttctccagcgtCTGACGGCCATTTGACACCAGCAATCAGTGTTTCTGGGGACGAGTCTGCCAAGACAATTCAACGCAATAACTCTCCTGGATACAACTCACCTCGCAGACCGCTTTCTCCTAGTATTATGCTTCCTATGAGCTCGATCCAACGCAACACAAAAGCGCACATGAAGCGCCCTAGTGTCAATTCTGGATCGGGATCAAACACGCCAATATCCTCGCCGCTTTTCTTATCGACTGAAGTCCcgtcatcttcttcttctgctgttGACCGTCCACAGCTATCGCCATTGCTCGTGCCTCAGAGTTCTAAACAGAGCGCCCCTTCAATCAAAGACTACGAAGTGATCAAGCCCATCAGCAAAGGTGCATTTGGTTCTGTGTTCCTTGCCAAGAGGAGGTTGACAGGAGAATACTTTGCTATcaaggtgctcaagaaaGCAGATATGGTGGCCAAGAACCAGGTTACAAATGTGAAAGCCGAGAGGGCCATCTTGATGGCGCAAGCTAACTCGCCATATGTGGCTCAACTTGTTGCAACGTTCCAGAGTACAAATTATTTGTACTTGGTGATGGAATATCTCAACGGGGGTGATCTGGCTACCcttttgaagaatatgGGCTATCTGCCTGAAATCTGGGCGCGGAGGTACATTGCAGAGGTGATTGTTGGTGTTGACGACTTGCATTCCCGGGGTATCGTCCACCGTGACCTAAAGCCAGATAATTTGCTTATCGATCGCAACGGGCATATCAAGCTCACAGATTTTGGTCTTAGTCGAATGGGACTGGTCAAAAGACAGAAAGACCCTCATTCGGATGTCATTGAAGATCCGTTTGTCAATCCGCAAGCGGCTTCGTTGGTGACCAAGAAAACCGCCAGCATCACTCCGTTTTCGCTATCGCCATGTTCGCCACTTGTTACACCGACAACAAGCACACTGCCTGCTTTTGAGGAGGTCGAGCCCGTTACTCTTGGAAGTGGCAGCTCTTCTCCTTTGCTACGCCCACTGACCAGAAGATCAACGTTGCAACCGTACTTCGCCCTGAATAAGGAGGACACACAAACTGAAATTACCAATTATGCTCTCTTCGATCCTCAGAAATCAGCAGAGACTCGAAAGTTTGTCGGAACGCCTGATTATCTAGCACCCGAGACGGTTGCCGGTCTGGGCCAAGATGAAGCTAGTGATTGGTGGTCTATTGGATGCATCCTGTTTGAGTTTTTGTTCGGGGTTCCTCCATTCGCGGGAAACAGTCCAAAGGAAGTATTTGAAAATATCCTCCACGGCCAGATCCAATGGCCAAATCTATCTCCCGATGAATTTCAGGAGTATTGCTCTtttgctgccaaaaaccTAATTACCCAGCTGCTTGTGAAAGATCCAACCCAGAGACTTGGAAGTGGTGGGTCTCATGAAATAATGCAGCATCCTTATTTCAAAGGCATCAACTGGGATACGCTATTCATTGAGGAGGCCTCGTTTGTTCCAAGCAGCGTCGACCCGGAATCCACTGAGTACTTTGACGACCGAGGAGCACAGCTCAGCGCATTCCCTCAGGATGAGCTCAATGAGGATGACAATCCAGAAGCAACACTGGAAGCAAACACTTTGCCAGTCACCTCCAGTTCCTCTTCAACCACGCTCGATTCACCCAAAAccagtttctccaaaggCTGTGTGACGGGaaagagagaaagaagaggcTCAAGACTGAACGATAGCGGCGGCTCTTCCGAATTTGGCTCTTTCCACTTCAGAAACCTTGCTatgctggagaaacagaatAAGGACGTCATCAACAGACTGAAAAATGAGCATATCGAACACTTTGCGCCGTCCCCAAGCTCTATGGAAAGCTCACCCTCGGCACCTGCTACTCCTGGTGCCACAACTGTTCCTCTGGCAACTCGTCCGCGTGGTCTGTCTTCTGCCAGTGGCCAACTCTTGACTCCCTTCAAACGCCCATCGTCTCCGAGTATTGTGAAAGAGAAAATCTCGCCTCTTCTGCGCCACGCGTCCTTGGCTAGTGATGTTTCTGATGAGATGAAACAGGGGTCTCCTGTTTCCCGTGCAGTGCACAGGAAGGGATACAGCACCGATTCAAACTCCCCTGCTGCGCGTTTGCTGTCCAAGTCTTTCTCCAGGACAGTGAGTGACTTCTCACCTTCTTCATCCGATAACGAGGACCGCTCAGGTCACTTGtaccaaagaagaaaacgatCATCGAAACGAGCACTTCGCACTTCGTCGTCTGCTACAGACGAAGCCTCGCATGCGCTACAGAACATGATGATTAACTTCGACGTTCTATTGTGCGAGCCTATTCCTATTCACCGTTACTCTATCGAGAACAACCTCGACCGTCTTGGCTGTGACGTTGTTGCTGTCTCTTCTGGGTCTGAGCTAATCAAACGTGCCACCGCAGACATAAAATTCGATCTGATCCTGACCTCGACAGAACTCCACAAGCTCGATTGTCCGGACCTGGTCAAGCTAATCAAACATACTTCCACTGCTAACTCGGAAACAATATGTGTTGCCCTGACATCTTTCTACCGCGATGCAGTCAACACGGGTGTCTTTGACTATATCATCGAGTATCCGATCACCATGGAGAAACTCAAGACTCTTCTGGACTGGTTCCGTTCGCTTAAGCGGCGCGAGGAGGAGGTTATTGTAACCGACACGGAGTGA
- a CDS encoding SFH5 putative phosphatidylinositol transfer protein produces MVDSAQQKTLAAFKKEVQVIVDDVEYDELFGYQLSRGEFFDEEAYEGLLIKLLTAYDWDLHAAEDSLEKILEWRKEFDPLSAAFVEDHESKYDDIGFITYDPNGKALEKVVTWNLYGKVKNAKEIFGTDDSDTAGQNAFLRWRVGLMEQSVQLLDFKSPENDYMVQVHDYKGVSLFQRDAQVKKTTKKVIEVFRDFYPELLSKKFFVNVPTLMMWVFNVIKPFVAEKTRNKFVVLSNGSDLVKHLDPKMLGAEYGGQVSKGTQSLKFLFKESKTKYTPYTAHLVGQRIASEID; encoded by the coding sequence ATGGTTGATTCTGCGCAGCAAAAGACGCTGGCGGCGTTCAAAAAAGAGGTCCAAGTGATTGTCGATGACGTTGAGTACGACGAACTGTTTGGGTACCAATTGAGCAGAGGCGAATTTTTCGATGAAGAGGCTTATGAAGGGCTGCTCATTAAGCTTTTGACAGCATACGACTGGGACCTCCATGCTGCCGAAGACAGTCTAGAGAAGATTCTGGAATGGCGCAAGGAGTTTGACCCCTTGAGTGCTGCCTTTGTCGAGGACCACGAGTCAAAATACGACGACATTGGATTTATCACTTACGATCCTAATGGCAAGGCGTTGGAGAAGGTGGTGACATGGAATCTTTACGGTAAGGTGAAGAATGCCAAGGAGATCTTTGGCACTGACGACTCAGACACTGCGGGTCAAAATGCGTTCCTTCGATGGAGGGTAGGCTTGATGGAGCAAAGCGTGCAGCTTTTGGACTTCAAAAGCCCGGAAAACGACTACATGGTGCAAGTGCACGATTACAAGGGTGTTTCGCTCTTCCAGAGAGACGCACAGGTGAAGAAGACCACTAAGAAGGTCATTGAGGTGTTCAGGGACTTCTATCCGGAGTTATTGTCCAAGAAGTTCTTTGTAAATGTTCCAACGCTGATGATGTGGGTTTTCAACGTTATCAAGCCTTTTGTGGCCGAGAAGACGCGCAACAAGTTTGTTGTGTTAAGCAACGGCTCCGATCTTGTGAAACATCTGGACCCGAAAATGTTGGGGGCAGAGTACGGCGGCCAGGTCAGTAAGGGCACTCAGAGCCTCAAGTTCCTGTTCAAGGAGAGCAAGACGAAGTACACTCCCTACACGGCGCATCTCGTTGGCCAGCGTATTGCCTCAGAAATTGACTAA
- a CDS encoding Phosphomannomutase gives MSFADREQPKTICLFDVDGTLTPARLSISPEMKATLQALRKKCVIGFVGGSDFSKQVEQLGSDVLDQFDFCFSENGLTAYKLGQALPSASFIGWIGEEKYNELTKFILRYLADLDLPVRRGTFIEFRKGMVNVSPIGRNASTQERNDYEKYDLEHKIREKMVQALKDNFPDLPLTYSIGGQISFDVFPTGWDKTYCLRHIESEGFEQIHFFGDKAYKGGNDYEIYTDERTIGHAVKNPEDTQAILKELFKL, from the coding sequence ATGTCCTTTGCCGATAGAGAACAGCCAAAGACCATCTGTCTTTTCGACGTTGACGGAACCCTGACTCCAGCCAGACTCAGCATCTCGCCAGAGATGAAGGCTACTTTGCAGGCCCTGAGAAAGAAGTGTGTTATTGGATTTGTTGGAGGAAGTGATTTTTCCAAGCaggtcgagcagctggGCTCCGACGTTTTGGACCAATTTGATTTCTGTTTCAGTGAGAACGGTCTGACCGCCTACAAGCTTGGACAAGCGCTTCCGTCTGCATCCTTTATTGGCTGGATTGGCGAAGAGAagtacaacgagctgaCCAAGTTTATCTTGAGATACCTTGCCGATCTGGACCTGCCAGTCAGAAGAGGAACGTTTATTGAATTTAGAAAGGGTATGGTCAACGTTTCGCCAATTGGAAGAAACGCCTCCACCCAGGAGAGAAATGACTACGAGAAGTACGACTTGGAGCACAAGATCAGAGAGAAGATGGTTCAGGCTCTTAAGGACAATTTCCCAGACTTGCCTCTGACCTACTCCATTGGTGGCCAGATTTCTTTCGACGTTTTCCCTACCGGCTGGGACAAGACCTATTGTCTGCGTCACATCGAAAGCGAGGGCTTTGAGCAGATCCACTTCTTTGGCGACAAGGCCTACAAGGGCGGTAACGACTACGAGATCTACACGGACGAGAGAACTATCGGACATGCGGTCAAGAACCCTGAGGACACTCAGGCTATCTTGAAGGAGCTTTTCAAGCTATAA
- a CDS encoding putative secreted protein — protein sequence MKAHKILALAAVLASVNAVYPPVSGDKSISDADLVTIQATEAKDDKKLDQHLENLKAGAAKGSEALNAEAESPRHSEVFFMSTSMIVVSEIGDKTFLVAALMAMKHPRMVVFSSALAALALMTILSGVVGHVLPSLIPHRVTQFLAGVLFVVFGVSLLREGLAMSKNAGIDEELAEVEEEIEVSTLNQRSGSLEEAAVPGAVARKPIWKEALSHVSNLASYILSPVWVQTFAMTFLGEWGDRSQIATIAMAAGSDYWMVILGGVVGHALCTGMAVIGGQLLATKISMRSVTLGGAIAFFIFSVLYFYNAYYDIES from the coding sequence ATGAAGGCGCACAAAATTTTGGCTCTGGCAGCCGTTTTAGCCTCTGTAAATGCTGTGTATCCTCCGGTTTCGGGAGACAAATCGATCAGCGATGCAGATCTGGTGACGATCCAGGCCACGGAAGCAAAGGAcgacaagaagctggatcAACATCTGGAAAACCTCAAGGCCGGAGCAGCAAAGGGCTCAGAGGCATTGAACGCTGAAGCAGAATCTCCGCGCCACTCAGAGGTGTTTTTCATGTCGACGTCAATGATTGTGGTCAGCGAGATTGGCGACAAAACGTTTTTGGTGGCCGCGTTGATGGCGATGAAACACCCAAGAATGGTGGTGTTTTCCTCCGCTCTGGCTGCTTTGGCCCTCATGACAATTCTCTCAGGTGTTGTGGGGCATGTTTTGCCTAGCCTGATTCCTCATCGTGTGACGCAGTTTTTGGCAGGTGTGCTGTTTGTTGTTTTCGGAGTCAGCTTGCTTAGAGAAGGCTTGGCCATGTCGAAGAACGCAGGAATAGACGAGGAACTCGCGGAGgtcgaggaggagattgaggttTCGACGCTGAATCAGCGTTCGGGAAGTTTGGAAGAGGCCGCCGTGCCTGGCGCAGTTGCGAGAAAACCGATCTGGAAGGAGGCCCTGTCTCACGTCTCCAACCTTGCATCTTATATTTTGTCGCCGGTCTGGGTGCAAACGTTTGCAATGACCTTTTTGGGCGAATGGGGAGACCGCTCGCAAATTGCAACCATAGCCATGGCTGCCGGCTCTGACTACTGGATGGTTATTTTGGGAGGCGTCGTTGGTCACGCACTCTGCACGGGCATGGCGGTGATTGGAGGACAATTGCTGGCCACCAAGATCAGCATGCGCAGTGTCACTTTAGGAGGGGCCATTGCGTTTTTCATCTTCTCCGTGCTGTATTTCTACAATGCCTACTACGACATAGAGTCGTAG